The Lineus longissimus chromosome 6, tnLinLong1.2, whole genome shotgun sequence sequence AGTTTTAAGATGGGTGGAATGAATGTGCTTTCCATAAATGACCTCCGCTACgattatgaagatgaagtgttTCACAAACCGACAGTAGTAGTTACTGTTGCAGAGGTAAGTAAGATATGggttgggtggggtggggtggggtgcgGGGTGGAGGGAGGCAGAGTCCACTTTATTTTGGATGCTTCTGATACACTTCTTGCAGTGAAACTAGTATAAAGTATCAGTTTGGAGGTAGATACTATCTATCGTTTCAAAACGTCATTGTTTGAAGAATTTTCTGTTATTCATGACTTAACATGACGAAAGAATCACTCTTTCACAATACGGTAATtgtgtttttaaaaaactatGTTCCTTTGCCTTTGGCACTTGGCAGGTGAAGAAAACAGCCCAAAAATCTAAGAAGAGAAAAAAGGTACCCAAACGAGAGTTTGATCAGTGTGTTAAGATACGAAAAATGGACGGAGGAGATGAGGTAGCCACTACTGACATAGGTGACTTGCATGTCGATGCTGGTGATGATTTTCATGATGAAGGTGATGATGACATGGACGATGATGTTGAATTTGGCAGTAAACTGCGTGGACAGCTCGGTATAGAACTTCTAGCCGACATTGAACGTTCATGTCTGATTAAGGTTGATAACAAGC is a genomic window containing:
- the LOC135489164 gene encoding uncharacterized protein LOC135489164 isoform X1, yielding MFLVQFKVIGEKRSFKMGGMNVLSINDLRYDYEDEVFHKPTVVVTVAEVKKTAQKSKKRKKVPKREFDQCVKIRKMDGGDEVATTDIGDLHVDAGDDFHDEGDDDMDDDVEFGSKLRGQLGIELLADIERSCLIKVDNKPMILGLTVEATLVRLTCLEMDLDDLKKMQGKPPEENPTHVATIFYTKAYDMLKRDERAQLIYIMRHLLFLSNDNDANLLPTVL
- the LOC135489164 gene encoding uncharacterized protein LOC135489164 isoform X2; this translates as MGGMNVLSINDLRYDYEDEVFHKPTVVVTVAEVKKTAQKSKKRKKVPKREFDQCVKIRKMDGGDEVATTDIGDLHVDAGDDFHDEGDDDMDDDVEFGSKLRGQLGIELLADIERSCLIKVDNKPMILGLTVEATLVRLTCLEMDLDDLKKMQGKPPEENPTHVATIFYTKAYDMLKRDERAQLIYIMRHLLFLSNDNDANLLPTVL